The Actinocatenispora sera genome has a window encoding:
- a CDS encoding DUF3515 family protein, giving the protein MADADSRAAARTATLIALPLALIAGAVAFWALGGLGGGNGGKQAAGSPSPQPSSTVRMAAPSLAPTPTTVCRGLIAQLPSKIRSAQRRPVSAGAEQNAAYGQPALRVACGVAAPKVAKTATVYELSGVCYLAAKQRDGSSVWTTVDRTVPVAVTVPASYSGAGQWAAEFSDTIAGTVPSSDTAPSGCH; this is encoded by the coding sequence GTGGCCGACGCCGACTCCCGTGCCGCGGCGCGGACCGCGACGCTGATCGCCCTGCCGCTCGCCCTGATCGCCGGAGCGGTCGCGTTCTGGGCACTCGGCGGACTCGGCGGCGGCAACGGTGGCAAGCAGGCGGCCGGTTCGCCGAGCCCGCAGCCGTCCAGCACGGTACGGATGGCGGCCCCGTCGCTCGCCCCCACCCCGACCACCGTCTGCCGGGGGCTGATCGCCCAGCTGCCCAGCAAGATCCGGTCCGCGCAGCGACGCCCGGTGTCGGCCGGTGCCGAGCAGAACGCCGCGTACGGCCAGCCGGCGCTGCGGGTGGCCTGCGGTGTCGCGGCACCGAAGGTGGCGAAGACCGCCACCGTGTACGAGCTGTCCGGTGTCTGCTACCTCGCCGCCAAGCAGCGGGACGGGTCGAGCGTGTGGACCACCGTCGACCGTACGGTGCCGGTGGCCGTCACGGTGCCCGCCTCGTACTCGGGGGCCGGGCAGTGGGCGGCGGAGTTCTCCGACACGATCGCCGGCACGGTGCCCTCGTCGGACACCGCCCCGTCCGGCTGCCACTGA
- a CDS encoding D-alanine--D-alanine ligase family protein: MTTPRRPRVAVVFGGRSSEHAVSAVSAGSVLSAIDSDEFEVVPVGITRQGRWLLTDGDPSELAIRGRQFPEITDGAGTEVALPAGSGGRIVALDPAQGAAALADVDVVLPVLHGAYGEDGTIQGLLEMAGLPYVGAGVFASAACMDKEFTKKLLAADGLRVGEYAVLRAGQSLADADMDRLGLPVFVKPSRAGSSVGITRVDDWAQLPAAIATAREIDSKVLVEAAFTGVREVECGVLEGEYGGEPEASLPAEVHIDSRHSWYDLEAKYLDEPELDIPPRLPEHVIDEVRRTACRAFTALDCAGLARVDFFVTPELDVVVNEINTMPGFTAASAFPKMWARSGLDYPKLISRLIRTALHRRAEHG, from the coding sequence GTGACTACGCCACGCAGACCACGCGTCGCCGTCGTGTTCGGCGGTCGCAGCAGCGAGCATGCCGTGTCCGCGGTCAGCGCCGGCAGCGTGCTGTCGGCGATCGACTCGGACGAGTTCGAGGTGGTGCCGGTGGGCATCACCCGGCAGGGCCGCTGGCTGCTCACCGACGGTGATCCGAGCGAGCTGGCGATCCGCGGCCGGCAGTTCCCGGAGATCACCGACGGTGCCGGTACGGAGGTGGCGCTGCCGGCCGGCTCCGGCGGCCGGATCGTGGCGCTGGACCCGGCGCAGGGCGCCGCGGCCCTGGCGGACGTGGATGTGGTGCTGCCGGTCCTGCACGGCGCGTACGGCGAGGACGGGACCATCCAGGGGCTGCTGGAGATGGCCGGGCTGCCCTACGTGGGTGCCGGCGTGTTCGCCTCGGCGGCCTGCATGGACAAGGAGTTCACCAAGAAGCTGCTGGCCGCCGACGGCCTGCGGGTGGGCGAGTACGCGGTGCTGCGCGCCGGTCAGTCGCTGGCCGATGCCGACATGGACCGGCTCGGCCTGCCGGTGTTCGTCAAGCCGTCCCGGGCCGGCTCCTCGGTCGGCATCACCCGGGTCGACGACTGGGCGCAGCTGCCGGCGGCGATCGCCACCGCCCGCGAGATCGACTCGAAGGTACTGGTGGAGGCCGCGTTCACCGGCGTCCGCGAGGTCGAGTGCGGCGTGCTGGAGGGCGAGTACGGCGGGGAGCCGGAGGCGAGCCTGCCGGCCGAGGTGCACATCGACTCCCGGCACAGCTGGTACGACCTGGAGGCCAAGTACCTCGACGAGCCGGAGCTGGACATCCCGCCGCGACTGCCTGAGCACGTGATCGACGAGGTCCGGCGGACCGCGTGCCGCGCGTTCACCGCGCTGGACTGCGCCGGCCTGGCCCGGGTCGACTTCTTCGTCACGCCCGAACTGGACGTGGTGGTCAACGAGATCAACACGATGCCAGGTTTCACCGCCGCGTCGGCGTTCCCGAAGATGTGGGCCCGAAGCGGCCTGGACTACCCGAAGCTGATCTCCCGGCTGATCCGTACCGCGCTGCACCGCCGCGCCGAGCACGGCTGA
- a CDS encoding universal stress protein codes for MAASGTGVIVVGVDGSPTSIAALRWAAVEASRRAGRLLAVRAVGGGEPTAQLAAEHAVLSASVRAALGVEPEVPVVERIIAAPPHQALLSAARGADLIVVGSRGHSGLLGRILGSTAISVARTASVPVVVVPAADTPDEQDDSDPTEQAGADSTGPGAGSLADPAPPHPFAPVPPRRRPGQAVR; via the coding sequence ATGGCAGCGTCCGGTACCGGTGTGATCGTGGTCGGGGTGGACGGCTCACCCACCTCGATCGCCGCGCTGCGCTGGGCCGCCGTCGAGGCGTCCCGGCGGGCCGGGCGGCTGCTCGCGGTCCGGGCGGTCGGCGGCGGCGAGCCGACCGCGCAGCTCGCCGCCGAGCACGCCGTGCTGTCCGCCTCGGTCCGCGCGGCGCTCGGCGTCGAGCCGGAGGTACCGGTGGTGGAGCGGATCATCGCGGCGCCGCCGCACCAGGCGCTGCTGTCCGCGGCCCGGGGCGCGGACCTGATCGTCGTCGGCTCCCGCGGCCACTCCGGGCTGCTCGGCCGCATCCTGGGTTCCACCGCGATCTCGGTGGCCCGTACCGCGTCGGTGCCGGTGGTGGTGGTGCCGGCAGCGGATACTCCGGACGAGCAGGACGATTCGGACCCGACCGAGCAGGCGGGCGCGGACTCCACCGGTCCCGGCGCCGGCTCGCTCGCCGACCCGGCACCGCCGCACCCGTTCGCCCCCGTACCGCCCCGCCGCAGGCCGGGGCAGGCCGTACGCTGA
- a CDS encoding response regulator, protein MIRVFLLDDHELVRRGLIDLLAGEPDVEIAGEAGTARQALDRVPAVRPDVAILDVRLPDGDGVEVCRDLRSQLPALRCLILTSYNDDDALVRAVLAGASGYVLKDIIGNDLVDAVRTVAAGGSLLDPTAAGALMEAMRRRSDPDDPLADLTTQERNILRLIGDGLTNRQIGERLFLAEKTVKNYVSNVFTKLGLNRRTQAAVLATRIWPRPER, encoded by the coding sequence GTGATCCGGGTCTTCCTGCTCGACGACCATGAACTCGTCCGACGTGGTCTGATCGATCTGCTCGCCGGCGAGCCGGACGTCGAGATCGCCGGCGAGGCGGGTACCGCCCGGCAGGCGCTCGACCGGGTACCGGCGGTGCGCCCCGACGTGGCCATCCTGGACGTGCGGCTGCCCGACGGCGACGGCGTCGAGGTCTGCCGGGACCTGCGCAGCCAGCTCCCCGCACTACGCTGCCTGATCCTCACCTCGTACAACGACGACGATGCGCTGGTGCGGGCGGTACTGGCCGGCGCGTCCGGGTACGTGCTGAAGGACATCATCGGCAACGACCTGGTCGACGCGGTACGCACGGTCGCCGCCGGCGGTTCGCTGCTGGACCCGACGGCGGCCGGCGCGCTGATGGAGGCGATGCGACGCCGCTCGGACCCGGACGACCCGCTGGCCGACCTGACCACGCAGGAACGCAACATCCTGCGGCTGATCGGCGACGGCCTGACCAACCGGCAGATCGGTGAACGGCTGTTCCTGGCCGAGAAGACCGTCAAGAACTACGTCTCGAACGTGTTCACCAAGCTGGGGCTCAACCGCCGCACCCAGGCCGCGGTGCTCGCCACCCGGATCTGGCCACGCCCCGAACGCTGA
- a CDS encoding GAF domain-containing protein produces MSDSPDGGAQGGPPGGLPGDTNRSRRRGRFVELLVAMVAIAGELDLSVVLQRVIDLAAEQIGARYGALGVRGTDGRLEHFVWTGISAEQAARIGAFPDGHGLLGEPRRRSGPLRVDDIGRHPASTGFPPHHPPMRSFLGVPIGDGRRNLGSLYLADRRDGKPFDSDDESLLALFAAAASIALLNARRYETSREQERWLAANYGLTHHLLAGTDPDSQLTTIIRTARRLTDADFAVVFHVDQTREHMVIRTADGVEADSTLGRVLPMDASRAGDVFRSGTPVVVPDMWEDTRRAPWLSDTLPPVGPCALVPLGLADDALGVVMVSRLRGRPPFPTVALRMLETFASQAAVALRLARERTWREQVALYADRERIAHDLHDQVIQRVFATGMLLQGTARMVVLPEVQERLLRAVGELDETVRQIRATIYQLEEPPAGTVEDVRSALLSVTDQAADALGFAPSVRFDLTPDIELPVRLREHLVAVVRELLANVARHARAGRADVELTVGSGQLRLSVADNGVGLPDGGRRSGLRNLAERALSLGGEMTAEARAGGGTIVVWQVPLHA; encoded by the coding sequence ATGAGTGACTCGCCGGACGGTGGAGCGCAGGGCGGTCCGCCCGGCGGGCTGCCCGGCGACACGAACCGCTCCCGACGCCGCGGGCGGTTCGTCGAACTGCTGGTCGCGATGGTGGCGATCGCCGGTGAGCTGGACCTGTCGGTGGTGCTGCAGCGGGTCATCGACCTCGCCGCCGAACAGATCGGCGCCCGCTACGGCGCGCTCGGGGTGCGCGGCACCGACGGCCGGCTGGAGCACTTCGTGTGGACCGGGATCAGCGCCGAGCAGGCCGCCCGGATCGGCGCGTTCCCGGACGGCCACGGGCTGCTCGGCGAGCCGCGCCGCCGTTCCGGACCGCTGCGGGTCGACGACATCGGCCGGCACCCGGCCTCGACCGGCTTCCCCCCACACCACCCGCCGATGCGCTCCTTCCTCGGGGTACCGATCGGCGACGGGCGCCGCAACCTCGGCAGCCTCTACCTCGCCGACCGGCGGGACGGGAAGCCGTTCGACTCCGACGACGAGAGCCTGCTCGCACTGTTCGCCGCGGCCGCGTCGATCGCGCTGCTCAACGCACGGAGGTACGAAACGAGCCGGGAACAGGAGCGCTGGCTCGCGGCGAACTACGGGCTGACCCACCATCTGCTCGCCGGGACCGACCCGGACAGCCAGCTCACCACGATCATCCGTACCGCCCGGCGGTTGACCGACGCCGACTTCGCCGTGGTGTTCCACGTCGACCAGACCCGCGAGCACATGGTGATCCGTACCGCCGACGGGGTGGAGGCAGACAGCACGCTGGGGCGGGTGCTGCCGATGGACGCGTCGCGGGCCGGTGACGTGTTCCGCTCCGGTACCCCGGTGGTGGTGCCGGACATGTGGGAGGACACGCGGCGGGCGCCGTGGCTGTCCGACACGCTGCCGCCGGTCGGCCCGTGCGCGCTGGTACCGCTGGGGCTGGCCGACGACGCGCTCGGTGTGGTGATGGTCAGCCGGCTCCGCGGCCGGCCGCCGTTCCCGACCGTGGCGTTGCGGATGCTGGAGACGTTCGCCAGCCAGGCGGCGGTGGCGCTGCGGCTGGCCCGGGAACGCACCTGGCGCGAGCAGGTCGCGCTGTACGCCGACCGCGAGCGCATCGCGCACGACCTGCACGACCAGGTGATCCAGCGGGTGTTCGCCACCGGCATGCTGCTGCAGGGCACCGCCCGGATGGTGGTCCTGCCGGAGGTGCAGGAACGGCTGCTGCGCGCGGTCGGCGAGCTGGACGAGACGGTGCGCCAGATCCGCGCCACGATCTACCAGCTGGAGGAGCCGCCGGCCGGCACCGTCGAGGACGTGCGGTCGGCGCTGCTGTCGGTCACCGACCAGGCCGCCGACGCGCTCGGCTTCGCGCCGAGCGTCCGGTTCGACCTCACCCCCGACATCGAGCTGCCGGTACGGCTGCGCGAGCACCTGGTCGCCGTGGTGCGGGAACTGCTTGCCAACGTGGCCCGGCACGCCCGGGCCGGCCGGGCCGACGTGGAGCTCACGGTCGGATCGGGCCAGCTGCGGCTGAGCGTGGCGGACAACGGCGTCGGGCTGCCCGACGGGGGCCGTCGAAGCGGGCTGCGCAACCTGGCGGAGCGGGCGCTGTCGCTGGGCGGGGAGATGACCGCCGAGGCCCGGGCGGGCGGCGGCACCATCGTCGTCTGGCAGGTGCCTCTGCACGCCTAG